One Dysidea avara chromosome 7, odDysAvar1.4, whole genome shotgun sequence genomic region harbors:
- the LOC136262026 gene encoding zinc finger BED domain-containing protein 4-like: MAVVRIKRSGVWDYFAVNVTDDSKVSCLLCPAIIPRGGKEAKGYNTSNMRRHLESKHGDEYATLAAKEKELIKEKDGNNKTSSAGSNSQPTIIDALMKSQPFSFDHPRAKEITKKVGEMIALDSEPFNVVNHTGFSRLLKVLEPRYQLPSDKYFAETLIPEMYCKVSLKLKDVLVSTSHISITTDVWSSVAQDSYISLTCHYVTEEFTQKQLCLHAAPFNDRHTGEHIDNMMNKCLEEWDVSGKVHVIVRDNGSNFVAGLRDAGLPSIPCLAHTLQLVVKDGCLAQPAVVELTAKARKLVGHYKHSNVALQSLLRMQEQLGLSPKRLIQDEATRWNTTFYMLERLIELKVAITATGVELEVPIELSSSHWALAEKTVKILQVYEEATREASGNYATAGVVIPVVNSIMRSLEVFDSDSGVMKMKREMLKSLKERYRHMESNEYYAIATLLDPRFKQKVFSSSTSAALAKQMLIAAHEALEGEERIPKRPRLESDSSAINKKKSSLLWKFCDELMDENSETESSPESTQSVVDAYLKEATQPRKSDPLSYWKRNQENLPHLTNLAMHYLCAPPASVASERLFSTAGNICTELRNRLSPTKVEYLLFLNKNLPALDYDY; the protein is encoded by the coding sequence ATGGCCGTTGTTCGAATAAAGCGTAGCGGTGTGTGGGATTATTTTGCGGTTAATGTTACGGATGACAGCAAGGTTTCGTGTTTACTGTGTCCGGCCATCATTCCCAGAGGTGGGAAAGAAGCTAAGGGTTATAACACAAGCAATATGCGGCGCCATTTGGAGAGTAAGCATGGAGACGAATACGCAACACTTGCAGCGAAAGAAAAGGAGTTGATAAAAGAGAAAGATGGTAATAATAAGACTAGTAGTGCTGGGAGTAATAGCCAGCCAACGATTATTGACGCATTAATGAAATCACAGCCATTTTCGTTTGATCATCCTAGAGCTAAAGAGATCACAAAGAAAGTAGGTGAGATGATTGCTCTAGACAGTGAGCCTTTCAATGTGGTAAATCACACTGGTTTTTCACGATTGCTGAAAGTATTGGAGCCACGATACCAACTCCCTTCAGACAAATATTTTGCTGAAACCCTAATTCCTGaaatgtactgtaaagtcagcTTGAAATTAAAAGATGTTCTTGTTTCCACATCCCACATTAGCATCACTACTGATGTTTGGAGTTCTGTCGCTCAAGATTCATACATTAGTTTAACATGCCATTATGTAACAGAGGAATTTACCCAGAAACAGTTGTGCCTTCATGCAGCGCCTTTTAATGATCGCCACACTGGCGAGCATATTGATAATATGATGAACAAATGTTTGGAAGAATGGGATGTGAGTGGTAAAGTTCATGTTATTGTGAGAGATAATGGGAGCAATTTTGTGGCTGGATTAAGAGATGCTGGCTTACCTAGCATTCCGTGTCTGGCTCATACATTACAGTTGGTAGTCAAAGATGGGTGTTTGGCTCAACCAGCCGTAGTGGAGCTTACAGCAAAGGCTCGCAAACTGGTTGGACACTATAAACATTCCAATGTAGCCCTTCAGTCCCTCTTGAGAATGCAAGAGCAGCTAGGCCTGTCTCCAAAGAGGCTAATACAAGATGAAGCCACAAGGTGGAACACAACTTTTTATATGCTTGAAAGGCTAATAGAATTAaaggtagctattacagcaacagGTGTAGAGCTTGAAGTTCCAATTGAATTGAGCAGCTCACATTGGGCTCTAGCAGAGAAAACTgtcaaaattcttcaagtttacGAAGAAGCTACTCGGGAAGCAAGTGGCAACTACGCAACAGCAGGTGTCGTTATACCAGTGGTCAACAGCATAATGAGGTCCCTTGAAGTCTTTGATAGTGATAGTGGTGTAATGAAAATGAAGAGGGAGATGTTAAAATCACTAAAGGAACGCTACAGACACATGGAATCGAATGAATATTATGCTATTGCTACTCTGCTTGATCCTAGATTCAAACAAAAAGTATTTTCATCATCAACCTCAGCAGCTCTTGCAAAGCAAATGCTTATTGCTGCACATGAGGCATTGGAAGGAGAAGAGCGCATCCCCAAACGTCCAAGACTAGAATCAGACAGCAGTGCTATTAATAAGAAGAAATCGTCTCTACTGTGGAAGTTTTGTGATGAACTTATGGACGAAAATTCAGAGACTGAAAGTTCCCCAGAATCTACGCAGTCAGTAGTTGATGCTTACTTGAAGGAGGCAACCCAGCCAAGAAAGTCTGACCCTCTTTCGTATTGGAAGAGAAATCAAGAAAACTTACCTCACTTAACTAATCTGGCTATGCACTACTTGTGTGCTCCACCTGCCAGTGTTGCTTCTGAAAGACTATTTAGCACAGCAGGTAACATATGTACTGAACTTCGTAATCGACTTTCACCAACAAAAGTTGAATACTTACTTTTTCTTAACAAAAATTTACCAGCTCTGGACTATGATTATTAG